The DNA segment TGCGCCTTGGGCGAAAGTAAAAAATTTCGCGGGTATCGAGGGATGGGTTTATGCGGGGGGATTAAAGAAGTGCGGGGAAGGTGACCTCAAGATCGAATTGCCTCCCCCGGGAAAGCCTGGGGTCATCCCGGATTCGGTTACAGTTTCCTCTTATTCCGAACTTACCAACGCTCTGCAGGACGAGACAAGTAATCGGGTCATCTTCCTAAAGGAAGGAGTTTATACTATTCTATCGCCGGTTAATTTCAGTTTCTGCAAGGATATTGAGTTAATCGGTCAGGGTACCGTCGTTTTTCAGGCAGATTTTTCCGGGAGTTTTATTTTTTATATGTCATACTGTGATTTTATTGTCCTGAAGAATATTACTATAAAAACTGCATCCCTCCCTAAAAGGATTGACTCGCTAATATACGGATATAATAACGGTACGCTGATTTTCAGGGATTGTCTGTTCGAGGGCGGAAAGTCCGCCGGGGTTTGGATTGACGGGTCGTTCAGGGCGCTCTTCGATGGATGTGAATTCAGGAAAATATCTGGAAAGTCTCTTATTGCCGAATACTCGTACTATATTGATATTCTGGATTCGGTTTTCCGGGATAACATGTCCGGGATAGATATTTACGTATATAAGCAATTCCATTCCGTACACGCCCAATATATAAAGAATGGCGGAGAAATTGTCATTTTTAATGAGGTAATTCCGGTATCGGTATTCGCTGATGACGGATACCTGCTGAATGTTGATACTGTGGATAACGAAGGAAACGTGGTGGAAAGCCCCATGCAGGCGGGTGAGATGACTTATCCCGCATATGACTTTTATTACCGTTTTATGAAATAATGCGCCCTTATCCGCTTAGCGCTGCGAAGTCCGCTTGCGGGCGGGCAATAGGAATCCCGGAAATTGCGCTTTATCTCAGTCGTCGAGGAATATCGTCTCCGATTCGATCAATCCCTCGAAGTCTGCGAGCGTGCCTCCGGCTTCGAAGAACAAAAATTTCGGACTATATATTTTTAGGTTATTCGACGGATAATTTCCAATATTGTATTATTCCTTATATAATAGTTTAGGTGAGCCTATGAAATATGAATGGGATACAAATAAAAATTTTTTGAATATTAAAAAACACGGGTTATCCTTCGAGGAATCCGTTTTAGCCTTCTCGGATAAAGACCACTTATCTATCTACGATAAAAATCATGCGGAAGGTGAAGATAGATGGATTCTTTTAGCGCAAATTCCTTATAATAGATATGTAGTAGTGGTCTTTACTTATAGAAAAGAAGAGGAATTAGAAACGATTCGGATTATTTCCGCCCGGATGGCGACAAAAAAAGAAACAGATGAATATTATAAAAGGCAGGCCGAATAACATGAAGAAAGAATATGATTTTTCTCATGCCGAGAAAGGCAAGTTCTATGTACCTGAATCTGAAATAGAAATCCCGATATATTTAAAGGGTCAAGTCAAGGCCGAATTAACGAAGCTGGCTCTTGAAAAACACCTGAATATATCCGAGATGGTTAACGATATCCTCGATAAAGAAATTAAGCTCCATAAAACGTATTTTTCGTCAAAGTCCTAGATAAACTAGTCGTCTAAAAATATCGTCTCCGATTCGATCAGGTTCTCGAAGTCTGCGAGCGTGCCTCCGGATTCGAATTGTTCGATAATCTTCGTTCCGAGCGGGTCCAATTCCGGCTGGAGGAAGGTGTGCAGTTCCGATCTGAAATAATCGGACAACTCCCTGCTTCCCGCGTCGTACGCCTCCAACCCCACTTCAGCCTGATGCTCGACCTTCATAAATCCCGCGTCGAACATCTGACTCTCCACCACGAGTTTATTGACCGAGTATCCGAGGAGGGTGCATCTCGACGGGGACAGCTCGTCGCGGGTAAAACGGATTCCGCCGCGCCGCGAGATGTATTCCCGCATGATCCACAACGGCATAAACCCGACTTCCCACGCCCCGACGTGCTTCACCGGGCTGATGCTGTAATGCACGCGCGGGTTATTGGTGATCTGTTTGAGCAGGAGGTTCGCATGGGTGATTTTCCGCCCGGTCGCGAACGGCCAGTACGAGCCGACGCCCTCGGAGCTCATCCCGTCGGTGTTGATAATACTGGGGTTGTCGAACCCGCGCGGGGAGACCAGTCTCCATATCCACGCGAGCGCCGGGGGAAGTATATGGAACAGCCCGAGGATTCCGTAGGACGGATTCTCGCGCGTGCACGGCGGGGTGCGTACCCCGAAACTACGGATATCCACGCTGACGGGCTTATTGACGATGGACGGGATACATTTCCTCGGGATGATGACGCGCGGGTTCGGGCATGTCTTCCCCGGGGCGTCTTCGATATGCTCCCATAGGAGCGCGGTGCTGTCCGGCTGAGCCTCTATATTCAGGAACAGAAGCGGATTTAACGGGTGGATGGCACGGGACTCAATATCCGGGTCGGTGCCGTAGTTCTTGATATGGTCGACGCGGATAAACCACCCGTTCTCGGCGTCGAGCGCGGTCAGCTTGCCGTTGCCCTTCTGCGCGAGCGTGGGGCACATCGCCATATCGTCGGTCACCGGGTTGATATTACAACCCTTGGGGAGTATCAGGTACTTGTCTTCTCCGGTTACGGTATTCCGCCCGAAACGCAGGGAACCGTCGAACTCGCGGTGCACATGCTCGTTCATCTCGGACTTACCCCCGCCGCTTGCCCCCTCGTGCATGATATTGACCTTATTGTCGTAAGGGGTGACCACCTGTACCACGGACGCATGGTTGGTGACCCATCCCTCGATCTCCCCGAAATGCAGGAGCGCGCCGTACACGCCCTTTTTCGCGCTCGGGCCGGGATAGAGGTTATAGCTGAATATTTCGTACTGTTCCTTGAGGCGGTTATGGATGACTTTCTGTTTTCCGTTGAAGTGGGTATGCCGGAACGGGGGCGCTACATAAAGGAAGCATTTCGGCGCGAATACCCCGTCGCCCTCCGTAATCGAAACCATACCCTGAAGGAGCGCGAGGCCGAACCCGAAGAACGCGGCGTTTTTCGGCATCAGCGCGAGCGACTGTATCCCGGTCTCGTCGTTCCCGGAAATGAACGGCACCGCGATCAGGTCGCAGCCCTTCAGCCATTCGAACGTCTCCGCGCGGAGGGAGTCGAACGGTTTGCCGTATACATCGGCGAAACGGGTCTTATCGGACGGGAGATTATCGCCTATCAGCATCGTATCCGGGTCGCGGCGGCGCATATACGGCTCGAAGTAATTCACCGATATCCCGTTGCGTACTTTGCAGATATACGCCTCCCGTACCGTGCGCTTACTGGGGAGATCATACTCGACATTGTAGAATCCCTTGGGGTCGGTCTCCGGTACGGAGATGTCGAACAGTTCGCTCTGGTTTTCCGCGAACGTGACGGACTTCGCCCCGTCGAGGAGCGACTCGATTTCCGGGGTCAGGCGTATTCTGGAACTGATTTCCGCGTAGATTTTCATAATTATACCCTTCGATAAATATTTCGCCGGCGGGGTAGTTGAGGAGTACCCTATATATGGCGACAGTGTGCGCGATATTATAGCACGGATTCGGGGACGCGTCAAACGACGGGAGAGGGATAAAGATAGAAAAAGTTATTTAAATAATCAGGAATCCATGCGGTTGATTACAAATTCTTTTATTTCATTTGCAAGCTGGTACGCTTCTTTTGCATCGGCTAAAGAGGGTTGAGGTAATTCCGAGGGGTAGCGGAATTCTACGGCGTAGGGAGTGAGGATTTCCGCTTTTATTAACAACTGGTTAAATGAACTGTCGACTTCCATACAAATACGGACAAGGCCGCCAAGATTATGAGAAAAAGGGTAGTCTTTTTCGTGAAATGTAAGGAACGCTTTAAAATATTTTTCCGCGGCCTGCTGACAATGAAAGCACAATGTATCTGAGGGAATCTCGATTTCAGGAAAAGTTAAATTGTTTTTCACATTTTTTAAATCGTTATCGGCTTTTTGAATCCATCTATACGCCGATTCTTTCAGCTTCCCGTTCATAAATTATCTTTCCTTCTTTAATAACTCTGGAGATGAATGAAAATGGCAGTTCCGCGGATTCCCGAACTTCAGAGCCGGTATAAAACAGCACGTCTTTTTCTATCATGATTTCCGATAGCGCGACACGGACCTCCAATCCCCTTTTATAGTGCGGGATATTTTTTTCCCTGTCGGAAATAACCAATATATCTATATCGCTGTTTACATTCTGCTCACCGCGCGTGTAAGACCCGAATATGATAATCTTTTCCGGCTGATATAAACGAACGATAATATCCTTGATATGCTCGATTTCCGTTATAGGAATCATTTCTGTTTTCACCTGCCTGTTCACGATATTAATACTTTACAACGAATTACACGGGTTGTCAAAATATTCGTTATTCGTCCTGAA comes from the Brevinematales bacterium genome and includes:
- a CDS encoding SH3 domain-containing protein, whose amino-acid sequence is MRKWVILVLLSAPLFAMQNPANNKYFAWVNNLNIRTEPGVSSKILCQLKEGEIVEYLGIVTCDTTNIVFRGIEFDAPWAKVKNFAGIEGWVYAGGLKKCGEGDLKIELPPPGKPGVIPDSVTVSSYSELTNALQDETSNRVIFLKEGVYTILSPVNFSFCKDIELIGQGTVVFQADFSGSFIFYMSYCDFIVLKNITIKTASLPKRIDSLIYGYNNGTLIFRDCLFEGGKSAGVWIDGSFRALFDGCEFRKISGKSLIAEYSYYIDILDSVFRDNMSGIDIYVYKQFHSVHAQYIKNGGEIVIFNEVIPVSVFADDGYLLNVDTVDNEGNVVESPMQAGEMTYPAYDFYYRFMK
- a CDS encoding HEPN domain-containing protein, whose protein sequence is MNGKLKESAYRWIQKADNDLKNVKNNLTFPEIEIPSDTLCFHCQQAAEKYFKAFLTFHEKDYPFSHNLGGLVRICMEVDSSFNQLLIKAEILTPYAVEFRYPSELPQPSLADAKEAYQLANEIKEFVINRMDS
- a CDS encoding DUF4914 family protein, with the protein product MKIYAEISSRIRLTPEIESLLDGAKSVTFAENQSELFDISVPETDPKGFYNVEYDLPSKRTVREAYICKVRNGISVNYFEPYMRRRDPDTMLIGDNLPSDKTRFADVYGKPFDSLRAETFEWLKGCDLIAVPFISGNDETGIQSLALMPKNAAFFGFGLALLQGMVSITEGDGVFAPKCFLYVAPPFRHTHFNGKQKVIHNRLKEQYEIFSYNLYPGPSAKKGVYGALLHFGEIEGWVTNHASVVQVVTPYDNKVNIMHEGASGGGKSEMNEHVHREFDGSLRFGRNTVTGEDKYLILPKGCNINPVTDDMAMCPTLAQKGNGKLTALDAENGWFIRVDHIKNYGTDPDIESRAIHPLNPLLFLNIEAQPDSTALLWEHIEDAPGKTCPNPRVIIPRKCIPSIVNKPVSVDIRSFGVRTPPCTRENPSYGILGLFHILPPALAWIWRLVSPRGFDNPSIINTDGMSSEGVGSYWPFATGRKITHANLLLKQITNNPRVHYSISPVKHVGAWEVGFMPLWIMREYISRRGGIRFTRDELSPSRCTLLGYSVNKLVVESQMFDAGFMKVEHQAEVGLEAYDAGSRELSDYFRSELHTFLQPELDPLGTKIIEQFESGGTLADFENLIESETIFLDD
- a CDS encoding BrnT family toxin; its protein translation is MKYEWDTNKNFLNIKKHGLSFEESVLAFSDKDHLSIYDKNHAEGEDRWILLAQIPYNRYVVVVFTYRKEEELETIRIISARMATKKETDEYYKRQAE
- a CDS encoding nucleotidyltransferase domain-containing protein, translated to MIPITEIEHIKDIIVRLYQPEKIIIFGSYTRGEQNVNSDIDILVISDREKNIPHYKRGLEVRVALSEIMIEKDVLFYTGSEVRESAELPFSFISRVIKEGKIIYEREAERIGV